The proteins below are encoded in one region of Acetobacteroides hydrogenigenes:
- a CDS encoding DUF6261 family protein translates to MSEFTHLDLRKLTNDEAITYVSEMRSTILLYPTLEKTLEKVVTPFAAAVALATSSAVKVDLSNLILSKNEKNKIRADCYLYFRGIVSSAVRSSDAAERQAANLLVSTLKLHDWRMQALPADKFSSKLNATITAFESPNLKAAIATIGADKAFAKLVAAHQQYDAAEKQCTEAKAALNEVSPSEAMKLVYDEYGKLNTAIEGLILTSDDPQVKELVARLNVLTEAKKQTIKAKATRAENAKKEAEENGKDKPTPKAAKRKPLAQEVPSQPIAEPDADQLVGQQLPNADQLAIEPLPQEKKALGDTSTTE, encoded by the coding sequence ATGTCGGAATTTACACATTTAGACTTACGAAAGCTAACCAACGACGAGGCTATAACCTATGTGTCCGAAATGCGTTCTACCATCCTCCTATATCCTACTTTGGAGAAGACCTTGGAGAAGGTAGTTACCCCATTTGCTGCTGCCGTTGCCTTGGCAACAAGCTCGGCCGTAAAGGTTGATCTGTCGAACCTAATACTCTCGAAAAACGAAAAGAACAAGATACGAGCCGACTGCTACCTCTACTTTAGGGGCATTGTAAGCTCGGCGGTAAGGAGCTCCGATGCGGCAGAGCGGCAGGCCGCCAACCTGCTGGTTAGCACCCTTAAGCTGCACGATTGGAGAATGCAGGCGCTGCCTGCCGACAAGTTTTCGAGCAAGCTGAATGCTACCATTACGGCATTCGAGAGCCCGAACCTAAAGGCGGCAATTGCCACTATTGGAGCTGATAAGGCTTTTGCCAAGCTGGTTGCGGCCCATCAGCAGTACGATGCTGCCGAAAAGCAGTGCACCGAGGCCAAGGCTGCCCTCAACGAGGTGTCGCCAAGCGAGGCCATGAAGCTGGTTTACGACGAGTACGGTAAGCTGAACACCGCCATAGAGGGGCTAATCCTAACCTCGGATGATCCGCAGGTTAAGGAGCTGGTGGCTCGACTTAACGTGCTCACCGAGGCCAAGAAGCAGACCATAAAGGCCAAGGCTACCCGTGCCGAAAACGCCAAGAAGGAGGCCGAGGAGAACGGTAAGGATAAGCCAACCCCAAAGGCAGCCAAGCGGAAGCCGCTGGCTCAGGAGGTGCCCTCGCAGCCCATTGCTGAGCCCGATGCCGATCAGCTGGTTGGGCAGCAGCTGCCCAATGCCGATCAGCTGGCCATAGAGCCGCTACCTCAGGAGAAGAAGGCGTTAGGGGATACCAGCACTACCGAATAG
- a CDS encoding PorP/SprF family type IX secretion system membrane protein — MTMKRFAYILCTTVVMLLGVDGARAQQDPQLSQYMWNPYILNPAVAGTLGNYQVRFNSRFQWAGINDAPQTYQICAYGPDVRRRMGWGAQLYSDILGPISSTGFLASYGYNIQLSEMFSLSGGLSIGGLQYKVDGTKLDAGDLQNHPELFDLWQNDPSLLKSTISAFAPDANLGLYLYASNMHFGISAQHLFGSKLNFNNETIGVNRLRQHLYLSGGYILPINREFAIEPTVLAKFMSGAPLVPELNCKAKYRLEYRRVESELWGGISFRYGDAAALMFGIVYEKKYLFGYSFDWSYTQLGRYSNGTHEVMIGVLFDKIK; from the coding sequence ATGACGATGAAACGATTTGCCTACATATTGTGCACAACAGTAGTGATGTTGTTGGGGGTTGATGGCGCTAGAGCGCAGCAAGATCCTCAGCTCTCGCAGTACATGTGGAATCCTTACATTCTGAATCCTGCTGTTGCTGGAACGTTGGGTAACTATCAGGTTCGATTTAACAGCCGCTTTCAGTGGGCTGGCATTAACGATGCTCCTCAGACGTACCAGATATGTGCATACGGACCTGATGTGCGTCGGCGTATGGGGTGGGGTGCACAGCTCTACAGCGATATTTTAGGACCGATAAGCTCAACGGGCTTCTTGGCTTCGTATGGCTATAACATTCAGCTGAGCGAGATGTTTTCGTTATCCGGAGGCCTTTCCATCGGTGGGCTGCAGTATAAGGTTGATGGAACTAAGCTCGATGCTGGCGATCTGCAAAACCACCCCGAACTTTTTGACTTGTGGCAAAACGATCCGTCGTTGCTAAAATCTACCATTAGCGCATTTGCCCCTGATGCAAACCTAGGGCTTTACCTGTATGCTTCTAATATGCACTTCGGAATTTCGGCACAGCACCTTTTTGGAAGTAAGCTCAACTTTAACAACGAAACAATTGGCGTTAACCGTCTCCGCCAGCACCTATACCTGTCGGGTGGCTATATTTTGCCAATTAACCGGGAGTTTGCAATAGAGCCTACCGTGTTGGCGAAGTTTATGAGTGGAGCCCCGTTGGTTCCTGAGCTCAACTGTAAGGCCAAGTATCGTTTAGAGTATCGCCGTGTTGAAAGCGAGCTGTGGGGAGGAATTTCGTTTAGGTATGGCGATGCTGCTGCGCTGATGTTCGGCATCGTGTACGAGAAGAAGTACCTCTTTGGTTACTCTTTCGACTGGTCGTATACGCAGCTGGGTCGCTACTCGAATGGAACCCACGAGGTGATGATTGGAGTTCTCTTTGATAAAATTAAGTAG
- a CDS encoding aminopeptidase P family protein has product MFSAKTYIDRRKRLQQDVASGILLFLGNDDCGMNYADNTYHFRQDSTFLYFFGSDYAGLSAIIDIDNNQEIIFGDELTIDHIVWMGTQPTIREKSLQVGVNRTETTVRLREILGEAIRKGRKVHYLPPYRAEHQLKLMDLLGIAPSQQAGAASVDFIKAVVNQRSYKTEEEIVQIEEAVNISADMHIHAMRMARPGMKEVEIAAAVTEIALANEGNLSFPVIATINGQTLHNHYHGNVLKEGDMLLLDAGAENRMHYAGDLSSTIPVGKRFTERQKEIYRIALAAHKNAVAALKPGIPFKEVHLLAARTIANGMKDLGLMKGDIHEAVNAGAHALFFQCGLGHMMGLDVHDMENLGEVWVGYDGAQKSTLFGIKSLRLARKLEPGFVLTIEPGIYFIPELIDMWKAEKRFAEFINYNKVEEYRNFGGLRNEEDYLITPDGARRLGKHVPTTIEEVESMR; this is encoded by the coding sequence ATGTTTTCAGCAAAAACTTACATCGACAGGCGTAAGCGCCTGCAACAGGATGTTGCATCGGGCATACTACTATTCCTAGGCAACGACGACTGCGGCATGAACTATGCCGACAACACCTACCATTTCCGTCAGGATTCGACATTCCTCTACTTCTTTGGCTCCGATTACGCTGGACTATCGGCCATTATCGACATCGACAACAACCAGGAGATTATCTTTGGCGATGAGCTTACCATCGATCATATCGTTTGGATGGGGACACAGCCTACAATTCGAGAAAAAAGCTTGCAGGTTGGCGTTAATCGTACAGAAACCACCGTCCGTCTTCGCGAAATTCTTGGTGAAGCCATCCGCAAAGGACGAAAAGTTCACTACTTACCGCCCTACAGGGCCGAGCATCAGCTAAAGCTAATGGATCTGCTCGGGATAGCGCCCAGCCAGCAAGCAGGAGCAGCCTCCGTCGATTTCATCAAGGCGGTAGTCAACCAGCGTAGCTACAAAACCGAAGAGGAAATCGTACAAATTGAAGAGGCCGTTAACATATCCGCGGATATGCATATCCACGCCATGCGAATGGCCCGTCCAGGAATGAAGGAGGTCGAAATTGCAGCGGCCGTTACCGAAATAGCGCTGGCCAACGAAGGAAACCTCTCCTTCCCTGTTATTGCCACCATCAACGGCCAAACGCTTCACAACCACTACCACGGGAATGTTCTAAAGGAGGGCGATATGCTTCTGCTTGATGCCGGCGCCGAAAACAGGATGCACTATGCAGGCGATCTTTCATCGACCATCCCGGTAGGCAAGCGCTTTACCGAACGTCAAAAGGAAATCTACCGAATTGCCCTTGCGGCGCATAAGAATGCGGTTGCAGCGCTTAAACCCGGCATTCCTTTTAAGGAAGTACACCTTCTTGCAGCACGAACCATCGCTAATGGCATGAAAGATCTTGGCCTAATGAAGGGCGATATCCACGAAGCGGTAAATGCGGGAGCCCATGCGCTGTTTTTCCAGTGCGGTTTAGGCCATATGATGGGCTTAGACGTGCACGACATGGAAAACCTAGGCGAAGTATGGGTAGGATATGATGGCGCCCAAAAAAGTACGCTTTTCGGCATAAAATCGCTAAGGCTTGCCCGCAAGCTCGAGCCAGGCTTTGTACTTACCATCGAACCCGGAATCTACTTCATCCCCGAACTAATCGATATGTGGAAGGCCGAAAAGCGCTTTGCCGAATTTATCAACTACAATAAGGTGGAGGAGTACCGAAACTTCGGAGGACTACGCAACGAGGAGGACTACCTGATTACCCCCGATGGTGCTCGTCGCCTCGGCAAGCATGTTCCTACTACCATAGAGGAGGTAGAAAGCATGCGCTAA